From the genome of Turicibacter faecis, one region includes:
- a CDS encoding sporulation protein Cse60 — MAISVKCFDEEHELDLEEKVNGFLMTLPEESFIDIKYAISHFKDEESQVYSYSAMVIYR, encoded by the coding sequence ATGGCTATTTCGGTTAAATGTTTTGATGAAGAGCACGAATTAGATTTAGAGGAAAAGGTGAATGGATTTTTAATGACATTACCTGAAGAGTCTTTTATTGATATTAAATATGCGATTTCTCATTTTAAAGATGAGGAATCGCAAGTTTATAGTTATTCGGCGATGGTTATTTATCGTTAA
- a CDS encoding YitT family protein, producing the protein MNLLKNETVAIKAKNVVMMFLGIFLYGLAMNMFITPANLYTGGVTGIAQLIIAFVSSTVGVSLSLGMLIFIINIPLLYLAWHSIGKRFAFLSIVAVFLQSVILEVIPMGRFSDDILLNAVFGGVLIGVGIGLILKIGASTGGVDIVSQYISMKCDGSFGKYSFMINAVIILLAGLIQGWETALYTIISIYITSVVVDRIHTVHQNLTLYIVTTKEDEMIQTIHQHLYRGITVLEGRGAYTKNDKSVLMMVLSSYELYEALELIKMVDERAFTNVVRSEMIQGHFVKKEIK; encoded by the coding sequence ATGAATCTATTAAAAAATGAAACGGTTGCCATCAAAGCTAAAAATGTCGTTATGATGTTTTTAGGAATCTTTCTTTATGGATTGGCGATGAATATGTTTATTACACCTGCTAATTTATATACAGGTGGGGTAACTGGGATCGCCCAATTAATTATTGCTTTCGTTTCTTCAACAGTTGGTGTGAGTTTGAGTCTCGGGATGCTTATTTTTATTATAAATATTCCGTTACTTTATTTAGCGTGGCATTCAATTGGGAAACGGTTTGCTTTTTTAAGTATTGTAGCTGTCTTCCTTCAGTCCGTTATTTTAGAGGTTATACCGATGGGACGTTTTTCCGATGATATTTTATTGAATGCTGTATTCGGTGGAGTTTTAATCGGGGTTGGAATTGGCTTGATTTTAAAAATTGGGGCTTCAACGGGTGGCGTTGATATTGTGTCTCAATATATTTCAATGAAGTGTGACGGTTCTTTTGGAAAGTATTCATTTATGATTAATGCGGTTATTATTTTATTAGCTGGATTAATCCAGGGATGGGAAACAGCCTTATACACGATTATTTCTATTTATATTACTTCTGTTGTGGTAGACCGTATTCATACGGTGCATCAAAATTTAACGTTGTACATTGTCACAACGAAAGAGGACGAGATGATTCAAACGATTCATCAGCATCTTTACCGGGGAATTACTGTTCTTGAAGGCCGAGGTGCGTATACGAAAAATGATAAAAGTGTTTTAATGATGGTTTTATCAAGCTATGAATTATATGAAGCATTGGAGTTAATCAAAATGGTCGATGAGCGAGCCTTTACCAATGTGGTTCGTAGTGAGATGATTCAAGGGCATTTTGTGAAGAAGGAAATTAAATAA
- a CDS encoding CvfB family protein produces the protein MLAGKFHEMKVERQTPLGYTLVLDGEEYFLHQAEVTRPLEVGENVEVFLYYDAKKRLTATMHEPTITTEEFGWAEVVDVRKDLGVFVDIGINKNILIAPSDLPIFESLWPQIGDYVYCYLKESQSNYLFAILARPQEFGGVKEEAPQSLHGKKVKARVIRTGKIGTNVITEEGYMGFIHESERREEPRLGEVVEGRVVRVKENGEFNMSLIPQKEFAIGEDAEVIFDYLMGRRGAMPFCDKSEPDDIRRVFKMSKASFKRALGHLMKEGKVYQEDGWTYLKEENEDI, from the coding sequence ATGTTAGCAGGAAAATTTCATGAAATGAAAGTGGAGCGTCAGACGCCCCTTGGTTATACATTAGTTTTAGATGGTGAGGAATATTTCTTACATCAAGCAGAGGTGACACGCCCACTTGAGGTTGGGGAAAATGTGGAGGTTTTTCTTTACTATGATGCGAAAAAGCGTTTGACAGCAACCATGCACGAACCAACAATTACGACAGAAGAATTCGGTTGGGCTGAAGTGGTAGATGTTCGCAAAGATTTAGGGGTATTTGTCGATATCGGAATTAATAAAAATATTTTAATTGCGCCGTCTGATTTACCTATTTTTGAATCGTTATGGCCACAGATCGGAGATTATGTGTATTGCTATTTAAAAGAATCTCAATCGAATTATCTGTTTGCTATTTTAGCACGTCCGCAAGAATTTGGAGGAGTTAAGGAAGAAGCCCCTCAATCATTGCATGGAAAAAAAGTGAAGGCACGTGTTATTCGTACAGGGAAAATTGGAACGAATGTCATTACTGAGGAAGGATATATGGGGTTCATTCATGAAAGTGAGCGTCGTGAAGAGCCACGCCTTGGAGAAGTAGTGGAAGGGCGCGTTGTTCGTGTCAAGGAAAATGGCGAATTTAATATGTCACTCATTCCACAAAAAGAATTCGCTATTGGCGAAGATGCCGAGGTTATTTTTGATTATTTAATGGGACGCCGAGGTGCCATGCCGTTTTGTGATAAATCGGAACCAGATGATATCCGACGCGTTTTTAAAATGAGTAAGGCATCGTTTAAACGAGCACTTGGGCATTTAATGAAAGAAGGTAAAGTGTATCAAGAGGATGGATGGACATATCTAAAAGAAGAAAATGAGGACATTTAA
- a CDS encoding TraX family protein: MDSLKQSDTSLEDSSSLNRGLTVFELKMIAIITMFIDHVGAIIVPYLQSCTTQPGVIVLLEGIMTGMRLIGRLSFPIFAFLIVNGFYHTHSRKKYVLRLGVFAFISEPFFDLATSSSLLNWGHQNVFFTLCLGLMTIWGYDRLTKCQKSQLLGGGLVLCFGLVAFYLRADYDSYGVFMIFLMYLFFYDRKKMNGMIIFLNVLLYGPHLFSFPFDASFIEVYYGLTLTSGCVFVLQASLYLQYIAQLFSLLALWPISLYTGEKGSPRFHRYFFYWFYPVHLLFLSGVVYLFKALG, translated from the coding sequence ATGGATAGTTTAAAACAATCAGACACGTCTTTGGAGGATAGTTCATCACTGAACAGGGGATTAACGGTCTTTGAACTAAAGATGATCGCTATCATCACCATGTTTATTGATCATGTGGGTGCGATTATCGTTCCCTATCTTCAGTCGTGTACGACGCAACCGGGGGTCATTGTTTTATTGGAGGGAATCATGACAGGGATGCGATTAATCGGCCGATTGTCATTTCCTATTTTTGCATTTTTAATTGTAAATGGTTTTTACCACACGCATAGCCGAAAAAAATATGTCTTAAGACTTGGTGTTTTCGCTTTTATTTCGGAACCCTTTTTTGATTTAGCAACCTCTTCTTCGTTATTGAATTGGGGTCATCAAAATGTGTTTTTTACGCTTTGTCTTGGTTTGATGACCATTTGGGGATACGATCGATTAACGAAGTGTCAAAAATCGCAACTTTTAGGAGGGGGACTTGTCTTATGCTTTGGGTTGGTGGCGTTTTATTTAAGGGCTGATTATGATTCATATGGCGTCTTTATGATTTTTTTAATGTACCTTTTCTTTTATGACCGTAAAAAAATGAATGGGATGATTATTTTTTTGAATGTTTTACTTTATGGACCGCACTTATTTTCTTTTCCTTTTGATGCTAGTTTTATCGAGGTTTATTACGGTTTAACCTTAACAAGCGGATGTGTATTTGTCTTGCAGGCGAGTCTATACTTGCAGTACATTGCTCAGCTTTTTTCTTTGCTGGCGTTATGGCCCATTTCGTTGTATACGGGAGAGAAGGGGTCCCCTCGATTTCATCGATATTTTTTCTATTGGTTTTACCCCGTTCATTTGCTTTTTTTAAGTGGTGTTGTCTACCTTTTCAAGGCGCTAGGTTAG
- a CDS encoding FprA family A-type flavoprotein — MESLKLTENVYWLGVQDHELEVFDVVMETKYGTSYNSYFVRGEEKVALFDTVKAPYFEDYLQKIEKLVSIEDIDYIIVHHTEPDHAGSIEKLIKLNPNITVIASAVAIRYLRNIVNIDFKSQAVKMNDTLDLGGRTLQFISAPNLHWPDTIYSYLVEDEILFTCDSFGSHYAFDDVLMSKLPETKNEDYMDALLNYYNPIFAPFKTYVLKAIASLSRLSIKMICPGHGPVLDTRIEEIIGIYKKWSTEDYSTDKLAVIPFTSAYGYTKAMAQAVKEGILMVNPQVSVRLYDLDIKSFPEVKDQLFNDLYAADAIAIGATTVNKDAVPIVWDVLTGMNPVTHGGKFGAAFGSYGWSGEAVDNVHTRLTQLKLKMLEPVKLCFKPDEEKLVDAVALGKSIGRSLLEGRLVCDLD; from the coding sequence ATGGAGAGTTTGAAGCTAACTGAAAATGTTTACTGGTTAGGAGTACAAGACCATGAGCTTGAAGTATTTGACGTTGTAATGGAAACAAAGTATGGAACGTCTTATAATTCATACTTTGTTAGAGGTGAAGAGAAGGTTGCTTTATTTGATACGGTGAAAGCGCCTTATTTTGAGGATTACCTTCAAAAAATTGAAAAATTAGTATCGATTGAGGACATTGATTATATTATTGTTCATCACACGGAACCTGATCATGCCGGATCAATTGAAAAGCTAATTAAGCTTAATCCGAATATTACAGTCATTGCCTCAGCTGTAGCGATTCGTTACTTACGCAATATTGTCAATATAGATTTTAAATCTCAGGCTGTAAAAATGAATGATACGTTAGATTTAGGGGGGCGTACACTTCAATTTATTTCCGCGCCAAACTTACATTGGCCAGATACTATTTACAGTTATCTTGTAGAGGATGAAATCTTATTTACATGCGATTCGTTTGGAAGCCATTATGCCTTTGATGATGTATTGATGTCAAAGCTTCCAGAAACAAAAAATGAAGATTATATGGATGCTTTATTAAATTACTATAATCCGATTTTTGCACCGTTTAAAACATATGTTCTGAAAGCGATTGCATCTTTATCGCGTTTAAGTATTAAAATGATTTGTCCAGGACATGGACCTGTTCTTGATACGCGTATTGAAGAAATTATAGGAATCTATAAAAAATGGTCAACAGAAGATTATTCTACAGATAAGTTAGCAGTTATTCCATTTACGTCGGCCTATGGTTATACGAAGGCGATGGCACAAGCGGTTAAAGAGGGAATTTTAATGGTTAATCCTCAGGTTTCGGTTCGCCTATATGACTTAGATATAAAATCTTTCCCAGAAGTTAAGGATCAATTATTTAATGACCTTTACGCAGCAGATGCGATTGCGATTGGGGCGACAACGGTTAATAAAGATGCTGTACCTATTGTTTGGGATGTTTTAACAGGAATGAATCCTGTGACTCACGGTGGAAAATTTGGTGCTGCCTTTGGATCGTATGGTTGGAGTGGAGAAGCTGTCGACAATGTTCACACGCGTCTAACCCAATTAAAGTTAAAGATGCTTGAACCGGTGAAATTATGTTTTAAACCGGATGAGGAAAAATTAGTAGATGCAGTTGCACTTGGAAAATCAATTGGACGTAGCCTGCTTGAGGGACGTTTAGTGTGTGATTTAGATTAA
- the gloA2 gene encoding SMU1112c/YaeR family gloxylase I-like metalloprotein codes for MFNQIHHVAIIASDYERSKHFYVNILGLEVIRENYRAERQSYKLDLKVGTSEIELFSFPNSPERPSYPEACGLRHLCFRVEDIEQVVSYLNESGVQTQEIRVDEYTQKRYVFFNDPDGLPLELYES; via the coding sequence ATGTTTAATCAGATTCATCATGTTGCAATTATTGCCTCAGATTATGAGCGTTCTAAGCATTTTTATGTCAATATTTTAGGACTGGAGGTCATTCGGGAAAATTACAGGGCGGAACGTCAATCGTATAAATTAGACTTAAAGGTAGGAACGAGTGAAATAGAGTTGTTTTCGTTTCCAAATAGCCCCGAGCGTCCCTCTTATCCAGAGGCTTGTGGGTTAAGACATCTGTGCTTTCGTGTAGAAGATATTGAACAGGTTGTCTCTTATTTGAATGAGTCAGGGGTTCAAACACAAGAGATTAGAGTTGACGAGTACACACAAAAGCGATACGTGTTTTTCAATGATCCTGATGGATTACCGCTTGAGTTGTATGAAAGCTAA
- a CDS encoding peptidylprolyl isomerase, giving the protein MAKQYNGQTEYSKDTNPIATIEMENGSQIKIELYPEVAPQSVRNFILLANKGFYNGVIFHRVIRGFMIQGGDPQGLGIGGPGYSIYGEFNSNGFNNPVKHERGVISMARTNVPNSAGSQFFIMHKDSPHLDGSYAAFGKVIEGIDVVDQIASVECNHLDQPVIGQMMKTVTVDTKGIDYEEPNKL; this is encoded by the coding sequence ATGGCAAAACAATACAATGGACAAACAGAATATTCAAAGGATACAAATCCAATTGCAACAATTGAAATGGAAAATGGAAGTCAAATTAAAATCGAATTATACCCAGAGGTTGCGCCGCAATCCGTACGTAACTTTATCTTATTAGCGAATAAAGGATTTTATAATGGGGTTATTTTTCATCGCGTGATTCGAGGATTTATGATTCAAGGAGGAGATCCTCAAGGATTAGGAATTGGTGGACCTGGATATAGTATTTATGGGGAATTTAATTCAAATGGATTTAATAACCCTGTGAAACATGAGCGCGGAGTGATTTCAATGGCTCGTACGAATGTACCTAACTCTGCCGGATCACAATTCTTTATCATGCATAAAGATTCACCACATTTAGATGGAAGCTATGCCGCTTTTGGAAAAGTCATTGAAGGAATTGATGTGGTTGATCAAATTGCAAGTGTGGAATGTAACCATTTAGACCAACCGGTGATTGGTCAAATGATGAAAACAGTAACGGTTGACACAAAGGGAATTGACTACGAAGAACCAAACAAATTATAA
- the fmt gene encoding methionyl-tRNA formyltransferase, with protein sequence MTRVVFMGTPDFSVPVLETIIKDGYEVVGVVTQPDRPVGRKRLLTPTPVKQKALEHGIPVFQPEKIREDYQTVLDWNPDLIITAAFGQIIPKVLLDAPKFGCINVHASLLPKYRGGAPIHQAIIDGEAETGVTIMYMDVKMDTGDMISKVVVPIGEKDHTGSMFEKLSEAGAKLLSQTLPELLAGRLVATPQNHEEATFAFNIKRENERMDWSKPARVLYNQVRGLHPWPVAFTQLDDLTVKVWWAEPEEVTYDAAPGTIVKVAKDGVVVACGDQHGLKLTDLQLSGKKRMDVASLLNGSHPFEVGKQFN encoded by the coding sequence ATGACACGTGTTGTATTTATGGGAACACCAGATTTTTCGGTTCCTGTTTTAGAAACAATTATTAAGGATGGATATGAGGTTGTCGGGGTTGTGACACAACCTGATCGCCCAGTGGGAAGAAAGCGCCTCTTGACGCCAACGCCGGTGAAGCAAAAGGCACTGGAGCATGGCATTCCTGTTTTTCAACCGGAAAAAATTAGAGAGGATTATCAGACAGTTCTTGATTGGAATCCAGATTTAATTATTACGGCTGCTTTTGGACAAATTATTCCTAAGGTTTTATTAGATGCTCCGAAGTTTGGATGTATTAATGTTCATGCCTCGTTATTACCGAAATATCGTGGAGGGGCGCCTATTCATCAAGCCATTATTGACGGTGAAGCAGAGACGGGTGTTACCATCATGTATATGGATGTAAAGATGGATACAGGAGACATGATTAGTAAGGTTGTTGTTCCGATTGGAGAAAAGGACCATACGGGATCGATGTTTGAAAAGTTAAGTGAGGCTGGTGCTAAACTTTTATCACAGACCTTACCAGAGTTATTAGCGGGACGTTTAGTGGCAACGCCGCAAAATCATGAGGAGGCAACGTTCGCTTTTAATATTAAGCGAGAAAATGAGCGAATGGATTGGTCAAAACCGGCACGTGTATTATATAATCAAGTGCGTGGTTTACATCCATGGCCTGTTGCTTTTACGCAGTTAGACGATTTAACTGTTAAGGTATGGTGGGCTGAACCTGAGGAAGTAACATATGATGCAGCTCCGGGAACCATTGTGAAAGTTGCAAAAGATGGAGTTGTTGTTGCTTGTGGGGATCAACACGGATTAAAGTTAACGGATTTACAATTATCAGGTAAAAAGCGAATGGATGTTGCAAGCTTATTAAATGGTTCACATCCATTTGAAGTTGGGAAACAATTTAATTAA
- the priA gene encoding primosomal protein N', translating into MIAEVVVDIKNKAVNKVFDYLVPEELRDVIQSGVRVLVPFGPRTVMGFVISLKEGTELKKLRPIQELIDVVPVLNEELKELGMSLSVETGSTMIQCFEAMIPNAMRAKYKKKLLCLSQPTHPSIQSLFSHTDLVDYDQVPKGLLKEVKKALEQNEVELIYEVKDKLGKKMVKYVALTQPIVDFSMFNRANKQKLVVSYLSEHDQPVLKSRLMSELQVTHAVLKTLIDKGVVKEIEVEAYRDPYADHVYPQSQALPLNQEQAVAVKSVLSAVESKSHDVFLLHGITGSGKTEVYLQVIESVINRGQQAIMLVPEIALTPQIAGRFKSRFQNRVAVLHSALSMGEKYDEWRKVLKQEVQIVVGARSAIFAPFKDIGVIIIDEEHEATYKQEEAPRYHAIEVAKWRATVHRCPVVLGSATPSLESFARAQKGVYRLLTLSQRAVSLATLPTVKLVDMRQSAKGDQLILSEALRQAIATRLERKEQVVLLLNRRGYSSFLQCRECGEVVNCPNCDVSLTYHKSNQKLKCHYCGFETFLLKHCPACQSDELRFFGLGTQKVEEYLQEEFPTAKMMRMDVDTTSKKGSHQELIEAFERKEADILIGTQMVGKGLDFKDVTLVGVLAADLMLHLADFRAAERTFQLLTQVAGRAGRHELEGEVLIQTYSPDHYVMQCVVQQNYQAFYVEEMKMRRRFGYPPYYYLASVMLNSEDYNELIKACDQVNQYLRNQLGHSCVIIGPTMPYVGRINQRFRMYFMIKYKQEPRLRGVLVQLLTYFQEGTVNLSLDFFPYQFS; encoded by the coding sequence ATGATTGCGGAGGTTGTTGTCGATATCAAAAATAAGGCTGTCAATAAGGTGTTTGACTATTTAGTACCCGAAGAGTTAAGGGATGTCATTCAATCAGGTGTTAGGGTGCTTGTTCCTTTTGGTCCACGAACAGTTATGGGCTTTGTTATTTCCTTAAAAGAGGGAACCGAATTAAAGAAACTTCGACCTATTCAAGAGTTAATTGATGTGGTTCCTGTTTTAAATGAGGAGTTAAAAGAACTAGGAATGAGTTTAAGTGTTGAAACGGGCAGTACGATGATTCAATGTTTTGAGGCGATGATTCCTAATGCAATGCGTGCTAAATATAAAAAGAAATTGCTGTGTTTAAGTCAACCGACTCACCCCTCGATACAATCATTATTTTCTCATACGGATTTAGTTGATTATGATCAGGTTCCTAAGGGGCTTTTGAAAGAGGTGAAAAAGGCACTTGAACAAAATGAAGTAGAACTTATTTATGAGGTTAAAGATAAGTTAGGCAAAAAGATGGTTAAATATGTGGCACTAACACAGCCGATAGTAGATTTTTCAATGTTTAATCGCGCGAATAAGCAGAAGTTGGTCGTGTCTTATTTAAGTGAACACGACCAGCCTGTTTTAAAGTCGCGTTTGATGTCTGAATTGCAAGTCACCCATGCGGTGTTAAAAACGTTGATTGATAAGGGAGTGGTGAAAGAAATTGAGGTAGAGGCCTATCGCGATCCGTATGCGGATCATGTTTATCCTCAATCCCAAGCGTTGCCTTTAAATCAAGAACAAGCAGTGGCTGTTAAAAGTGTTTTATCGGCTGTTGAATCCAAGTCGCATGATGTGTTTTTGCTTCACGGAATTACGGGAAGCGGAAAGACTGAGGTTTATTTACAGGTAATTGAATCTGTGATTAATCGGGGACAACAGGCGATTATGCTTGTTCCAGAAATTGCACTTACGCCTCAAATTGCGGGCCGTTTTAAGAGCCGATTTCAAAATCGGGTCGCTGTTTTACACAGTGCTTTATCGATGGGGGAAAAATATGATGAGTGGCGTAAAGTGTTAAAGCAGGAGGTTCAGATTGTTGTTGGTGCGCGTTCGGCGATCTTTGCTCCGTTTAAAGATATTGGTGTGATTATTATTGATGAGGAACATGAGGCAACGTATAAGCAGGAAGAGGCTCCGCGCTATCATGCCATCGAGGTGGCTAAGTGGCGGGCAACGGTTCATCGCTGTCCTGTTGTTCTTGGGAGTGCTACCCCGTCCCTAGAGTCTTTTGCTCGTGCACAAAAGGGGGTCTATCGTTTGCTGACCCTTTCGCAACGTGCGGTTTCTTTAGCAACTTTACCTACCGTAAAGCTTGTAGATATGAGACAAAGTGCAAAAGGGGATCAGTTAATTTTAAGTGAAGCGTTGCGTCAAGCGATTGCGACCCGTTTAGAAAGGAAGGAGCAGGTCGTGCTTCTTTTGAATCGCCGAGGCTATTCAAGCTTTTTGCAATGCCGTGAGTGTGGCGAGGTAGTCAATTGTCCAAATTGTGATGTTTCATTAACTTATCATAAATCAAATCAGAAACTCAAGTGCCATTATTGCGGATTTGAAACGTTTTTACTTAAACATTGTCCCGCTTGCCAGAGTGATGAATTGCGCTTTTTTGGGTTAGGAACGCAGAAGGTGGAAGAGTATTTACAAGAAGAGTTTCCTACGGCTAAGATGATGCGAATGGATGTGGATACCACGTCAAAGAAGGGATCCCATCAGGAGTTAATAGAGGCCTTTGAACGAAAGGAAGCAGATATTTTAATTGGAACACAGATGGTCGGGAAGGGATTAGATTTTAAGGATGTGACATTAGTTGGCGTATTGGCTGCGGATTTAATGCTGCATTTAGCAGATTTTCGAGCGGCAGAGCGGACGTTTCAGCTATTAACCCAAGTTGCAGGTCGGGCCGGAAGGCATGAACTTGAGGGTGAGGTTTTGATTCAAACGTATAGTCCTGATCACTATGTGATGCAATGTGTGGTCCAACAAAATTACCAAGCCTTTTATGTCGAGGAGATGAAAATGCGTCGTCGTTTTGGTTATCCTCCGTATTACTACTTGGCAAGTGTTATGTTAAATAGTGAAGATTACAATGAGTTAATTAAGGCCTGTGATCAGGTGAATCAATATTTAAGGAATCAACTGGGACATAGTTGTGTGATCATTGGCCCAACGATGCCTTATGTGGGTCGTATTAATCAGCGATTTAGAATGTATTTTATGATAAAATATAAGCAGGAGCCTAGATTAAGGGGCGTTTTAGTACAGTTATTGACTTACTTCCAAGAAGGAACGGTTAATTTATCACTTGACTTCTTTCCTTATCAATTTAGTTAA
- the tnpA gene encoding IS200/IS605 family transposase — MANQTNSLSHTKWMCKYHIVFTPKYRRKIIYNQYKTSIRDILKQLCAYKGVEIIEGHLMPDHVHMLVSIPPKMSVSSFMGYLKGKSALMMFDKHANLKYKFGNRHFWAEGYYVSTVGLNEATIRKYIQDQEKHDIAMDKLSVKEYEDPFKG; from the coding sequence ATGGCGAATCAAACAAATAGTTTATCGCACACAAAATGGATGTGCAAATACCATATTGTGTTTACTCCTAAGTATAGACGAAAAATAATATATAATCAATATAAAACAAGTATAAGAGATATTTTAAAACAACTTTGTGCCTATAAAGGAGTTGAAATTATTGAAGGGCATTTAATGCCAGATCATGTACATATGTTAGTAAGTATTCCACCTAAAATGAGTGTATCTAGTTTTATGGGATATTTGAAAGGAAAGAGTGCATTGATGATGTTTGATAAACATGCAAATTTGAAATACAAATTTGGAAATCGGCATTTTTGGGCAGAAGGATATTATGTCAGTACGGTTGGCCTAAATGAGGCAACGATAAGGAAATATATTCAGGATCAGGAAAAGCATGATATTGCGATGGATAAATTAAGTGTAAAAGAATATGAAGACCCCTTTAAGGGGTAG
- the rpoZ gene encoding DNA-directed RNA polymerase subunit omega produces the protein MTGMRYPSIDKLLDKVDSKYKIAYIAAKRARQIVNDGQSQLDYVDGLPTAKCAKPVGVALEEILNDVVDFELKEQ, from the coding sequence ATGACAGGAATGCGTTACCCATCAATTGATAAATTATTAGATAAAGTCGATTCAAAATATAAAATTGCTTATATCGCGGCTAAACGTGCACGTCAAATTGTAAACGATGGACAATCTCAATTAGATTATGTTGATGGTTTACCGACAGCGAAATGTGCTAAACCGGTAGGGGTAGCATTAGAAGAAATCTTAAATGATGTTGTTGATTTTGAATTAAAAGAACAATAA
- the gmk gene encoding guanylate kinase, which produces MRLVEKGVLIVISGPSGVGKGTVRASIFKQENHNLEYSISMTTRKPRVGEVDGVDYFFVEKEEFLDRIDQGQLLEWAEFVGNYYGTPLDYVKKKLDEGKDVVLEIEVQGALQVKNVMPDACFIFIAPPSMEELRNRIMTRGTEAMEVINKRMQKAESEIGLAHEYDYIVINDTVENARDRIMVIIEAEHSRSNRVLEYYNKNIVEVE; this is translated from the coding sequence ATGAGATTAGTAGAAAAAGGCGTACTAATAGTCATATCAGGTCCTAGTGGTGTAGGAAAAGGAACTGTGCGCGCATCAATATTCAAACAAGAAAACCATAATTTAGAGTATTCGATTTCAATGACAACAAGAAAGCCACGCGTTGGAGAAGTGGATGGCGTGGATTATTTCTTTGTTGAAAAAGAAGAATTTTTAGATAGAATTGATCAAGGTCAATTATTGGAGTGGGCTGAATTTGTTGGAAACTATTACGGAACTCCATTAGATTACGTGAAGAAAAAGTTGGATGAAGGAAAAGATGTTGTCCTTGAAATTGAAGTTCAAGGGGCGTTACAAGTAAAAAATGTGATGCCGGATGCATGTTTTATTTTTATCGCGCCTCCAAGTATGGAAGAACTTCGCAATCGTATTATGACGCGTGGAACAGAGGCGATGGAAGTTATTAATAAACGTATGCAAAAAGCGGAGTCTGAAATCGGACTTGCTCATGAATACGATTATATCGTCATTAATGATACGGTTGAAAATGCGCGTGATCGTATTATGGTCATTATTGAGGCTGAACACTCACGTTCAAATCGTGTATTAGAGTATTACAATAAAAACATCGTGGAGGTTGAATAA